A single Amphiprion ocellaris isolate individual 3 ecotype Okinawa chromosome 15, ASM2253959v1, whole genome shotgun sequence DNA region contains:
- the kmt2ba gene encoding histone-lysine N-methyltransferase 2B isoform X2, with translation MAASGGGLSSPAAVAGLSTPPPARARFPGRPCAARSRLRSEKRTRRGRLGSDDGELAAVGPRPVNIGLALSEDPSLLRLLGVTEKHSRQRDAGFDSSNSEEEEDFTGFGTTTVRPQKTSGTLPQSSSSQAKSPQASDHLPEPKPLIGKIMPKTPKPALIGKIVPRVPKEDQGGKEIPKVVIKLQGKQAALTAKAKQADSQASGTQSSATSADIIRKAGETADSHSTQNQTAATSAGGKEVDKSSQTTVKGIEKAVRKVKEEGEVSEDSDTDQSQTQRSVKRITGFRIGHGRRTSQAIALSFHKRQRKRIAKGMGASPEAGAEAGAQSGEEAAMPLECKAADTSEKRTRKRHQRRSLFGYKRKQSKKVPTIKRPKIGRIRTRRVFYTYVPEPIPATPTQDGNEPQIDTQNIAPSEGEPRSFSEQSSNNSSTPVTSARSSRVIKAPKRFLDEEMIPFPKGSLSTWLKSQQREDGKPSLSLHESGYDGNLQQSDSNSISVFDSPSSVTKISSKPSPGTSHLEIYKNLKKLTLKLAEKKKGQPDIQEEYTDEGSSLTCHGRKRRKSKIMMEELDSPGVVRKLAVVVNTDVEVPQQVPPEDTGNNNKAEIVAEENRESSEVSGPSPRIGLSGANKRMLHLLKKAKVQLIKIDQQKQLKLSQLGTRETRVPVSGRRRRTGLTPKECSPQEQPLGGPRIKHVCRAAAVALGQPRAMVPDDIPRLSALPLHEREGITCSPAAEDVADDDDDISDKGRAQWIVSQENIQRRRRGRGRSHRFRKRKMLSRYAPGGVRSRRCGRCKGCLVEEDCAKCMNCLDKPKFGGPNTKRQCCIYRRCERIEKAKLERIFRPFKAQGRRLSGSMSSSDDTNWKYGGEGSSSMALGVRKQSLRNIIPRSYSSLLKSESEEEEEEEEEQQQEDKADKSTVKPNVAAAGNQDVAAQDGGSLPDDTPTEAVKNRRPFSRGAGSRPRPYKNLAECASVNTLTGLTNGFPQKGLLQNKYKIRVDFKEDCAVQNVWLMGGLSVLTSVPTTPQPVCLLCASKGRHEMIFCQICCEPFHNFCLSPEERPLEENKENWCCRRCKFCNVCGRRSKSTKPVLQCRRCQTSYHPSCLGPTYPKPLNCSMPWVCMTCIRCKSCGVTPGKTLDLAWNHEQDLCPECTCLRNKGNFCTVCQKCYEDSSQPSQMIRCLKCSHWIHYSCEGLSEELFGLLSSQLDKMDFTCSTCSQRRTERSSLKEELQSRLMTGLEEVLTDLLSSSSTRHLIICKACQQTGTTQFSKKLQPVCDLQAVEKKFKRGSYTTIKTFHADITFVMRQRLKEEEFLPENQRPTIHSRTYYDNVMRQVFSWFPAHHLKKWNSFSEEFPSGMLPEAVLPPSKEHSYAQWLERTYQAKECRGPQMGKTEPLLPSFIAQQPGASHSLPLYSNESTRNEDLRQCALCQQYGDSAPSEAGRLLYLGQNEWSHINCCLWSAEVYEENSALLQVHSAVSRGRHLRCDRCGQSGATVGCCLATCQSNFHFMCARAQNCVFQQDRKVYCYRHRDLVSTKIVSGKGFEVPRRVYVDFEGINLRRKFLTGLEPESINMTIGSLQIQKLGVLSELSSNGRMLYPIGYQCSRLYWSTVDPRRRCKYTCKVTEVSTPLPGEEQDPRWDQEENHTIVHSPNHRRDMESPDRLSSSSSPIKSTTPSPNSKTHNMPGSKSPGYTQTRKPAGGSSRPLPSPGSAPPKSHHILTLRDLEDTRRPRRLSSRSRCSSSPTESDPSVSMTLRSGGTIHSRCALFGSPPRSSNLGSASPPLSRQNSLSPVWSSPPRSNSSISAGLSPRQGAITHSPKGRHNFRITTPISAEVPQDFLASSEAEDAAVATTNGISLAPDNLEEDVAHLMAQELPYTVFDTDTEVAVASMLNAKLDFDESLLTENVTLHCGAQGSRGEVEGVVQDVEMQEHNQQNDYEDEDSRRYFKFSRTVVCDAASGSDSSGQLPSVQSISQLDGADGGSESDESEAVDDQAQDTDDEEAKMHTNHSTPTKQLTVALKRLESIYNVQKPKADEEATEPEFQESFSPSVYLESGYANSDLPVQEEEVLETSETLATQNEVFLDSATGHLVSTEDSSVVHPNKSAVDDKDDSSSSTDSVEEFKDDLTDPDYSPEPKTKRSPNTQMKTIIVKKKNPTSNLKRLLPKPSVFPQQPKLKLPLPPRPVRSVNSVPISPAAATYCAVPRPVTSPIVINGLNALPIQPGATRGRTIAIRLDSSKPGGQQQVATQNQAGSPQTQTPSPQVLLVNRQGQILIKDPRSNTYQSLNTNSPTYNKISQIAKILHSGNALHHSVPRVIIKPRSNPSAANVSPAVNHTTTEKKIIVRVVSKKSSSAPAPTASLSAQTVPEANFSITDEPTAQAIIERAMATHRDTGRTAPIILGNTQRPKGTHRRPSQVPEAEDSDQSSAGCSESASNEQTQASSRHQVRVKRVSSVSERPSRKKSKMDFLKDPSSEQEELDTRSSGVRMKAPSIKDVLDLDQENLSEPQPLRITAPPPPTPSRRPEVVSPPTSAQLNSRVQGKTHMWVSARHGDLSEWGPYSGFSSEEDAPAHKYRKRTYMNQPHLRFEITSDDGFSVKANSIEVAWRAVIDGVLEARAGFHLKQLPLGGMSGPRVLGVVHDAVIFLLEQLQGAANCKHHRFRFHCCDDIEEELPLNPSGCARAEVYTRKATFDMFNFLASQHRELPDIIGPFDEEEDEFPLKSSRRATSSELPMAMRFRHLEKISKEAVGVYRSSIHGRGLFCKRNIDAGEMVIEYAGTVIRSVLTDKREKYYDGKGIGCYMFRIDDFDVVDATMQGNAARFINHSCEPNCYSRVINVDGRKHIVIFALRKIYRGEELTYDYKFPIEDESNKLHCNCGARRCRRFLN, from the exons ATGGCGGCATCAGGAGGCGGATTATCATCTCCCGCTGCCGTCGCGGGCCTCAGCACCCCGCCACCGGCCCGGGCTCGCTTCCCGGGTCGGCCGTGCGCGGCTCGCAGCAGGCTGCGGTCGGAGAAACGTACCAGACGCGGAAGGTTGGGCTCGGACGACGGCGAGCTGGCTGCCGTAGGGCCGAGGCCCGTCAACATCGGCCTGGCGTTGAGCGAAGACCCGTCCCTGCTGCGCCTGCTCGGGGTGACGGAGAAGCACAGTCGGCAGAGAGATGCGGGGTTTGACTCCAGCAACAGCGAGGAG GAGGAAGATTTCACTGGATTTGGGACCACAACAGTTCGTCCACAGAAAACTTCTGGCACTTTACCACAGTCGTCATCCAGCCAAGCAAAATCTCCCCAGGCTTCAGACCATTTGCCAGAACCGAAGCCTCTTATTGGAAAAATCATGCCCAAGACCCCAAAACCAGCTCTAATTGGGAAAATTGTTCCAAGAGTTCCTAAAGAAGACCAGGGTGGCAAAGAAATACCAAAGGTGGTAATTAAACTGCAGGGGAAGCAGGCAGCTCTCACTGCAAAAGCCAAACAAGCAGACAGCCAGGCCTCAGGTACACAGAGCAGTGCAACGTCAGCTGACATTATCAGGAAAGCAGGAGAAACGGCAGATTCACACAGCACGCAAAACCAAACCGCTGCTACCTCAGCTGGTGGCAAAGAGGTAGATAAGAGCTCTCAGACAACAGTGAAAGGCATAGAAAAAGCTGTAAGAAAGGTCAAAGAAGAAGGTGAGGTGTCAGAGGACTCAGACACTGACCAATCCCAGACACAGAGGTCTGTGAAACGCATAACAGGTTTTCGAATTGGGCATGGCAGACGCACATCTCAAGCAATCGCTCTGTCCTTTCATAAACGGCAGAGGAAGAGAATAGCAAAAGGAATGGGTGCCTCTCCAGAGGCTGGAGCTGAGGCTGGTGCTCAGAGTGGAGAAGAGGCAGCAATGCCACTTGAGTGTAAAGCCGCAGATACCTCTGAGAAAAGAACACGCAAAAGACATCAACGCAGATCTTTGTTTGGGTACAAGCGGAAGCAATCAAAAAAGGTTCCAACCATCAAACGTCCAAAAATTGGTCGTATTCGCACGAGGCGTGTTTTTTATACTTATGTACCAGAACCCATTCCAGCCACACCGACGCAGGATGGAAACGAGCCGCAGATCGACACTCAGAATATTGCTCCATCAGAGGGTGAACCGAGGTCATTTTCTGAGCAGAGCTCCAACAACTCCTCCACCCCTGTAACGAGCGCACGGTCCTCACGCGTTATTAAAGCTCCAAAGAGATTCTTGGATGAGGAAATGATCCCCTTTCCAAAGGGCTCCCTGTCAACATGGCTGAAAAGTCAACAGAGAGAGGACGGAAAGCCGAGCCTATCGCTGCACGAGTCAGGTTATGATGGCaacctgcagcagtcagacagtAACTCGATATCTGTGTTCGACAGCCCGTCTTCTGTGACAAAAATCTCATCGAAGCCCAGTCCAGGCACGAGCCACCTGGAGATTTACAAGAACCTAAAGAAACTGACCTTAAAGCtggcagagaaaaagaaagggcAGCCTGACATTCAGGAGGAATATACAGATGAAGGCAGCAGTTTGACCTGTCATGGCAGGAAGAGACGGAAGTCCAAGATCATGATGGAGGAGTTGGATTCTCCTGGTGTAGTGAGGAAACTGGCCGTGGTGGTGAACACTGATGTGGAGGTGCCCCAGCAGGTGCCACCAGAAGATACAGGAAACAACA ACAAAGCGGAAATCGTGGCTGAGGAGAATCGTGAGTCCTCCGAAGTCAGCGGGCCCAGCCCTCGAATTGGTCTCAGCGGAGCTAATAAGAGGATGCTCCACCTGCTGAAGAAAGCCAAAGTTCAGCTCATCAAGATCGatcagcagaagcagctcaAGTTATCACAG TTGGGCACGAGAGAAACACGTGTGCCAGTGAgtggaagaaggaggagaactgGCTTGACTCCCAAAGAATGTAGCCCTCAG GAGCAGCCGCTTGGTGGTCCAAGAATCAAACATGTGTGtcgagcagcagcagtggcttTAGGGCAGCCTCGTGCCATGGTACCAGATGATATTCCCAGACTCAGCGCTCTGCCGCTTCACGAGAGAGAAGGCATCACCTGCTCTCCTGCAGCCGAAG ATGTGGCAGATGATGACGATGACATCTCTGATAAGGGCAGGGCCCAGTGGATTGTCTCTCAGGAAAACATCCAGcgcaggaggagagggagggggaggagccaCAGGTTCAGAAAACGCAAGATGCTGAGTCGGTATGCGCCTGGAGGAGTCCGTTCCCGGCGCTGTGGACGCTGCAAAGGCTGTTTGGTGGAGGAGGACTGTGCAAAGTGTATGAACTGCCTGGATAAGCCCAAGTTCGGGGGGCCCAACACCAAGCGGCAGTGCTGCAT ATATAGAAGGTGTGAGCGGATTGAAAAAGCGAAGCTCGAGCGTATTTTCAGGCCGTTCAAAG CCCAGGGGAGGCGCTTGTCAGGCTCCATGTCAAGCAGCGATGATACGAACTGGAAGTACGGAGGCGAAGGATCGTCCTCGATGGCGCTTGGAGTCAGGAAACAGTCCCTGCGTAACATCATACCGCGCTCTTACAGCAGCCTACTTAAATCTGaatctgaggaggaggaggaggaggaggaagaacaacAACAGGAAGACAAGGCAGATAAATCAACAGTCAAGCCAAATGTAGCTGCTGCTGGCAACCAAG ATGTTGCTGCTCAGGATGGTGGATCACTGCCAGACGACACACCGACTGAGGCGGTGAAGAATCGTCGACCATTCTCCAGAGGAGCTGGAAGCAGACCAAGACCGTACAAG AATCTGGCAGAGTGTGCATCAGTGAACACCCTGACGGGTTTAACTAATGGATTTCCCCAAAAGGGCCTGTTGCAGAACAAGTACAAGATCCGTGTAGACTTTAAG GAGGACTGTGCTGTCCAGAACGTATGGCTGATGGGCGGCCTCAGTGTTCTCACTTCTGTTCCAACCACGCCACAGCccgtctgtctgctctgtgcaaGTAAAGGAAGACATGAG ATGATATTCTGCCAGATCTGCTGTGAGCCCTTCCACAATTTCTGCCTCTCACCCGAGGAGCGCCccctggaggagaacaaggaGAACTGGTGTTGCAGGCGCTGCAAGTTCTGTAACGTTTGTGGTCGTAGAAGCAAAAGCACGAAG CCTGTGTTGCAGTGCAGGCGATGCCAGACCTCTTACCACCCTTCCTGCTTGGGACCAACATACCCAAAGCCTCTGAACTGCAGCATGCCCTGG GTGTGCATGACATGCATTCGGTGTAAAAGTTGCGGTGTGACTCCTGGAAAGACGCTGGACTTGGCCTGGAACCACGAGCAGGATCTCTGTCCCGAATGCACTTGTCTCCGCAACAAAG GTAATTTCTGCACCGTCTGCCAGAAGTGTTATGAAGACAGCAGCCAACCTTCACAGATGATTCGGTGTTTGAAGTGCAGCCACTGGATTCATTACAGCTGTGAAGGACTTTCAG AGGAGCTTTTTGGGCTCCTGTCAAGTCAGCTTGACAAAATGGATTTCACCTGTTCGACCTGCAGTCAGCGCCGAACTGAGCGCAGCAGCTTgaaggaggagctgcagagcaGATTGATGACCGGACTGGAGGAGGTGCTCACCGACCtcctctcctccagcagcactcGGCACCTCATTATCTGCAAAGCG tGTCAGCAAACAGGCACTACACAGTTTTCCAAAAAACTGCAACCAGTCTGTGATCTGCAAGCCGTGGAGAAGAAATTTAAAAGGGGCAGTTACACCACAATA AAAACCTTTCATGCGGATATCACATTTGTGATGAGGCAACGACTGAAGGAAGAAGAGTTTCTCCCTGAGAATCAGAGGCCGACCATTCACTCCAGAACATACTATGACAAC GTGATGAGGCAAGTTTTCAGTTGGTTTCCTGCACACCATCTAAAAAAATGGAACTCATTCTCTGAAGAATTCCCGAG CGGCATGCTCCCTGAGGCGGTTCTCCCACCATCTAAGGAGCACAGTTATGCACAGTGGCTGGAGAGGACATACCAGGCCAAGGAGTGCAGGGGCCCACAGATGGGGAAAACTGAGCCTCTGCTGCCCTCATTCATTGCACAGCAGCCTGGCGCATCGCACAGCCTCCCTCTGTATTCAAATG AGTCAACCAGGAATGAAGACCTGAGGCAGTGTGCCTTGTGCCAACAATACGGAGACTCCGCCCCCAGT GAAGCAGGGCGACTCCTGTACTTGGGCCAGAATGAGTGGTCCCATATTAACTGCTGCCTGTGGTCTGCAGAGGTGTATGAGGAGAATAGTGCTCTTCTGCAAGTGCACAGTGCTGTCTCAAGGGGGCGCCACCTG CGTTGCGATCGTTGTGGGCAGTCAGGAGCTACGGTGGGCTGCTGTCTTGCCACCTGTCAGAGTAATTTCCACTTCATGTGTGCTCGAGCCCAGAACTGTGTGTTCCAGCAGGACAGGAAAGTTTACTGCTACAGACACAGGGATCTTGTCAGTACAAAG ATCGTGTCTGGGAAGGGGTTTGAAGTCCCTCGGCGGGTATATGTAGATTTCGAGGGTATCAATCTCAGAAGAAAGTTCCTTACAGGCCTTGAGCCAGAATCCATAAACATGACCATAG GCTCTCTGCAGATTCAGAAACTTGGTGTCTTGTCCGAGCTGTCGTCAAATGGGAGGATGCTGTATCCTATTGGCTATCA ATGTTCTCGGTTGTACTGGAGCACCGTAGACCCTCGCAGGCGCTGCAAGTACACCTGTAAGGTGACAGAAGTGAGCACACCTCTCCCTGGCGAGGAACAAGACCCCAGGTGGGACCAAGAAGAGAACCACACCATCGTCCACAGTCCCAACCACCGCAGAG ATATGGAGTCACCAGATCGTTTGAGCTCCTCATCCAGCCCAATTAAGTCCACTACCCCGTCACCCAACTCCAAAACGCACAATATGCCTGGATCTAAAAGTCCTGGTTACACACAAACCAGAAAACCAGCAGGAGGATCATCTCGACCTCTGCCATCTCCAG GGTCTGCTCCTCCCAAATCACATCACATCCTGACACTGAGGGACCTGGAGGACACTCGTCGGCCTCGCAGACTCTCATCGAGGAGCCGCTGCAGTTCCTCGCCAACAGAGAGCGACCCATCTGTATCAATGACCCTCCGCTCTGGTGGCACCATCCATTCCAGATGTGCTCTCTTCGGCTCCCCTCCAAGATCATCAAACTTAGGATCAGCTTCACCTCCTCTCTCACGGCAAAACTCATTATCTCCGGTCTGGAGCTCTCCTCCTAGATCCAACTCCAGCATTTCCGCAGGACTGTCCCCTCGGCAAGGAGCCATCACTCACTCCCCCAAAGGGAGGCACAACTTCAGAATCACCACTCCGATTTCTGCAGAGGTTCCCCAAGACTTCCTGGCATCGTCTGAGGCAGAGGATGCAGCTGTGGCCACAACGAACGGGATCTCGCTCGCCCCTGATAACCTGGAGGAGGACGTAGCCCACCTGATGGCCCAGGAGCTGCCGTACACTGTGTTTGACACGGACACGGAGGTGGCTGTAGCCTCCATGCTGAATGCTAAGCTTGACTTTGACGAGTCTCTGCTCACTGAGAATGTGACTCTTCACTGCGGAGCACAAGGCAGTAGAGGAGAGGTGGAAGGCGTCGTGCAGGATGTGGAGATGCAGGAACATAATCAGCAGAATGACTATGAAGATGAAGACTCCAGGCGTTACTTTAAATTTTCACGCACAGTAGTTTGTGACGCAGCGAGCGGCTCGGACTCATCGGGTCAGCTTCCTTCAGTGCAGTCGATCTCACAGTTAGACGGAGCAGACGGCGGGTCAGAGAGCGATGAAAGCGAGGCGGTTGATGATCAAGCTCAGGACACGGATGATGAAGAAGCTAAAATGCACACCAATCATAGCACACCTACTAAACAGCTAACAGTTGCTCTCAAGAGGCTGGAGTCGATTTACAACGTGCAAAAACCAAAAGCTGATGAAGAAGCAACTGAACCAGAGTTTCAGGAAAGTTTTTCACCATCTGTTTATCTTGAATCAGGTTATGCCAACTCTGACCTGCCAgttcaggaggaggaggtcctGGAGACGTCTGAAACACTAGCTACtcaaaatgaagtgtttttggaTTCAGCGACGGGCCATTTAGTTTCTACTGAAGATAGCTCAGTCGTGCACCCAAACAAAAGTGCAGTTGATGACAAAGATGACAGCAGCTCATCAACTGATTCCGTTGAAGAATTTAAAGATGATTTGACTGATCCCGATTACTCTCCAGAGCCTAAAACCAAAAGATCTCCTAACACACAGATGAAAACCATcatagtgaagaaaaaaaatcctacatcAAACCTCAAGCGTTTGTTGCCAAAACCTTCTGTTTTTCCACAGCAGCCGAAACTCAAACTACCTTTACCCCCTCGACCTGTACGGAGTGTAAATAGTGTGCCTATTAGCCCTGCTGCTGCCACTTATTGTGCGGTCCCACGTCCAGTCACATCTCCCATCGTGATCAATGGTTTAAACGCTTTACCTATACAGCCGGGTGCTACACGGGGCAGAACAATTGCTATCCGCTTGGACAGCTCTAAGCCTGGAGGTCAGCAGCAGGTGGCGACTCAGAATCAGGCTGGTTCACCCCAGACCCAGACTCCCTCCCCTCAGGTCCTTCTCGTCAACCGTCAAGGTCAGATTCTGATCAAAGACCCGAGATCCAACACTTACCAGTCACTCAATACAAACTCACCTACCTACAATAAAATCAGCCAGATTGCTAAGATTCTCCACAGCGGTAATGCTCTGCATCACTCTGTTCCTCGTGTCATAATTAAGCCTCGCTCTAACCCTTCTGCCGCAAACGTCTCTCCTGCCGTCAACCACACgacaactgagaaaaaaatcatcgtCAGAGTGGTGTCTAAGAAAAGCAGCAGCGCTCCAGCTCCCACAGCTTCTCTCAGTGCACAAACTGTACCTGAAGCAAATTTCTCCATCACTGACGAACCCACGGCTCAGGCTATTATTGAGAGAGCGATGGCTACTCACCGCGACACAGGAAGGACTGCCCCGATCATTCTCGGTAACACTCAGCGGCCAAAAGGCACACATCGAAGACCATCCCAGGTTCCAGAAGCAGAAGACTCCGATCAGTCATCAGCCGGATGTTCAGAATCTGCCAGCAATGAACAAACACAGGCTTCATCACGCCACCAAGTGAGAGTCAAGAGAGTATCATCAGTGTCTGAGCGGCCGTCCAGGAAGAAATCCAAGATGGACTTTTTAAAGGATCCATCAAGTGAGCAGGAGGAACTCGACACCAG GTCAAGTGGTGTGAGGATGAAGGCTCCGTCAATAAAAGACGTTCTTGATTTGGACCAGGAGAACCTTTCTGAGCCGCAGCCGCTGAGAATCACCGCTCCACCTCCTCCTACGCCTTCCAG gCGTCCTGAGGTTGTCAGTCCGCCTACATCAGCACAACTCAACAGTCGTGTTCAGGGTAAAACTCACATGTGGGTCAGCGCTCGCCATGGAGACCTCTCTGAGTGGGGCCCTTATTCAG GTTTCAGCTCAGAGGAAGATGCACCGGCACATAAATACAGAAAGAGGACGTACATGAACCAGCCCCACCTGCGCTTTGAAATCACCAGCGATGATGGCTTTAGTGTTAAAGCTAACAGCATCGAAG TTGCCTGGCGCGCAGTGATTGACGGCGTCCTTGAAGCTCGAGCGGGCTTCCACCTGAAGCAGCTGCCTCTGGGTGGGATGAGCGGGCCGCGGGTGCTCGGCGTCGTCCACGATGCCGTCATCTTCCTGCTGGAGCAGCTGCAGGGTGCCGCCAACTGCAAACACCACCGCTTCCGTTTCCACTGCTGTGATGACATTGAGGAAGAGCTTCCCCTCAACCCGAGCGGCTGCGCTCGAGCTGAAGTCTACACGAG GAAAGCAACTTTTGATATGTTCAACTTCCTGGCGTCGCAGCACAGAGAGCTCCCAGACATAATCGGCCCCTTtgatgaggaagaggatgaaTTCCCACTGAAATCTTCAAG GCGAGCCACCAGCAGTGAGCTTCCCATGGCAATGAGGTTCAGACACCTGGAAAAAATCTCTAAAGAAGCAGTCGGAGTTTACAG ATCTTCAATTCATGGCCGTGGACTTTTCTGCAAGAGGAACATTGATGCTGGTGAGATGGTGATTGAGTACGCCGGCACAGTCATCCGCTCTGTCCTGACGGATAAGAGGGAGAAATATTATGACGGCAAG GGCATCGGATGCTACATGTTCCGCATTGACGACTTTGACGTGGTGGACGCTACGATGCAGGGCAACGCAGCCCGCTTCATCAACCACTCGTGCGAGCCCAACTGCTACTCCCGCGTCATCAACGTGGACGGCCGCAAGCACATCGTCATCTTCGCCCTGAGGAAGATCTACCGGGGCGAGGAGCTCACCTACGACTACAAGTTCCCCATCGAGGACGAGAGCAACAAGCTGCACTGCAACTGCGGCGCCAGACGCTGTCGTCGCTTCCTGAATTAG